One segment of Comamonas thiooxydans DNA contains the following:
- a CDS encoding H-NS family nucleoid-associated regulatory protein encodes MSTYKELLKQREELEQQINEARSRELAEAVSKVRGLIAEYGLTAEDVFPPARARSSANAGAKVAPKYRDPATGQTWTGRGKPPKWIADQDREKFAI; translated from the coding sequence ATGAGCACTTACAAGGAACTCCTGAAGCAGAGAGAAGAGCTGGAACAGCAAATCAACGAAGCCCGTTCGCGTGAACTGGCTGAAGCTGTGAGCAAGGTTCGCGGCCTGATTGCCGAGTACGGCTTGACTGCTGAAGATGTTTTCCCTCCCGCTCGCGCGCGCTCTTCCGCCAATGCGGGCGCCAAGGTGGCCCCCAAGTATCGTGATCCTGCTACGGGTCAGACTTGGACCGGTCGTGGCAAGCCGCCAAAGTGGATTGCAGACCAGGATCGCGAAAAGTTCGCTATTTGA